From the Chryseobacterium fluminis genome, the window TTGTCCTGATGGTGAAGATCCTGTTATTCACTAGAAACCATCTGACAAAATATATGAACGACCATCCTTTTGGATGGTTTTCTTATACTATCAAAATATAATCCTTGAATCTTAAATTATTCAAACAATCTTAATTGCTGATCTTTCGCACCTGTGAAATCAGCAATGGAAAGCTTAGGAAATTCTTTACCGTCAAAAAACTTTTTACTTCCAATTTTAAAAGTTGTATGAATCATTTCTGCAATATTGCCTTCCCCTTTCTGTCTGTCAAAATACCTTTTTTCGCCTAGATTTCCGCCTCGCATAGAGCGGATGAGATTTAAGACTTTTTGCGCCCTGTCAGGGAAAGTTTTTTCGATCCACTGTATAAAGACGGGCTCTACCGTATCATTCAGCCTTACCAGTGTGTACCCAAAGCCCTGAGCACCGGCATCTGAAACTGCTCTTAAAATAGACAGCGGCTCATCATTGTTTAATCCCGGAATAACCGGTGCTACCATTACATGTACAGGAACCTTATTTTCAGAAAGGATTTCAATGGCCTTCAGCTTATTTTTCGCTGAGCTTGTTCTGGGTTCTATTTTCCGTCTCAGATCTTCATTTATCGTAGGAATGCTTAATGATACAGAAACAAGACTTTGCTCTGCCATGGGCTTCAGAATGGGAATATCCCTTAAAACCATTGCATTTTTTGTCAGGATATGAACGGGATGGCGGTAATCAAGACAGACCTGCAGCAGTTTTTTTGTAATTTCAAACTGCCGTTCTGCGGGCTGATAGCAGTCTGTATTTCCGGAAAGTAAAATCGGGGCAGGCTGATAGCCTCTTTTCTGAAAAAATTTCTCTAAAAGTTCTGGTGCATTTTTTTTCACCATGATTTTTCTTTCGAAATCAATTCCGGCACTGTATCCCCAATATTCATGGGTAGGTCTTGCAAAACAATAAGCGCATCCATGTTCACAGCCTTGGTATGGATTCATCGAATATTCCATGGGGAGGTCTTCACTTTTAACCTTATTGACAATTGTTTTAGGAAAAATCTCGGTGAAGGTTGTTTTTACAGCTTCAAAATCATCATCTTCCGGCTCATAGGTATACTTATCGAAACGGTTAACAACATTTCGCTGAGCTCCCTGGCCTTTTATAATTTTTTCGTTCTGCATCATGTAAAATTAAAGCGGAATATTTTAAAATACGAATTTGAACAGTACAATTTCCATAAAAAAATCCAACACCGTAATCGTGCTGGACCTAAACATAATTGAATATATTTTTTTACTACTTCAATGCATAAAATTCTACTCCGTGATATTCATCGTCCAGATTTTTATCATCGAAGTGTCTGTAATAATCCGAATAGGTATCACTATATTTTTTATCCTTTTTATCTAATATCTTTCTAATTCCGATGATACTTAATACTGCCAGAAGCCCAACTCCTCCCGCCAGTAAAACGCCAACTTCTTTTTTCATATTTTGCAAGATTTAATAACCTGAATATTGCAAAAAGCATACCCAATTTATTTTTTTACATTATAATTTTTGTTAACATTAAAATTGTTTTCCGGGACTATATTATTATTTAAATGGTTTAATTATTGTTGTAACTAACAAAAATATTATTATGGAAAATACAGATCATGACAGAATGACCACCCTAAGCCAGGTGATGTCAAAACTTGCACAGAGAGGCATACACCGGGAGTTCAGAATGAATGAAAACTGTGAAATGAAATTTGAGAACTCTGAAAAAAATTATAAGCCTGATGAGTTGATTATCTTAAAAACATACCGTTTTGAGGGTGACAGTAATCCTGACGATAATGCCGTTCTGTACGTTTTGAAAGACACTTCCGGAAATTTGGGAATGATTATCGATTCTTACGGAGCACACAGCAATTATCCCGGTGAAGAATTTGATAAATTCTTAAGAGATATTCCGATTCAGGAAAGCGATGAATTTAACTTTTAAAATTATATAATCAAGTCCGGAATTATTCAGTTTCGGACTTTTCTTTTTTATTGAATACTCCATTCAGGAAACCTTTTTTTCTTCTTTTTTCGGATTGGGCTGTTGCTGTCCGGTTTCTGAACCGCTTTTATCCTGTTTCAATTCTTTTGCCGTTTGTTGTTTTATATTTTTTACGGTAGAAACCGTATTTTTCACAGCATCCCCGGTCTTTTTAAGATTAATCCCGATCAGCGTTTGCTTTAACCCGTCCTGAATTCCTTTCCAGAACAGATTGAAAAATGATTTGGTAGGATCACGCTCCATCTTTTCTACTGCCACTGACTCGGGAAATTTTCCGGAATCCGATTTCACAACCAAATTGGCAACAGCTGTAAGGAAACCCTTTTTCTCACGGTTACTTTTATCGAGAATGGTAACTTTAAGATCTGTATTTTTAAGATTAAATGTTCCGTTCAGACCAGCAGGATTTCCTTTAAAATTAAAAAGCATTTCATTGATGGTTCCAGTAGCGGTCACGTGAAGATAAGGCCGGATAAAAGGGTTAATTCCCTGTGCGGGAAGATGAGCCGCCCGTCCGGAAATAGCAAATAAATCCCGCTGATCTGCCACGTCAAAATTCCAGTTTACAGACAACGGCGCCAAATTCATAAACGAGCAGTTAATTTTAATATCTACCCGGGTAGGTTTTCCTTTCATCTTTGCCGAATTCAGATTTTTCACATTCATATTAAAATTACTGAAAGTCAGCTTTCCCGGACCCGCACTCTCAGGAGTGTCTTCTTCATAAACCAGGACAGAATTCTTTAAATCCAGATTATTGATAAACATCGGAATTTTTATAGACCGCAGCATTCTGGAATACAATGGTTTTTCTTTCGGGTCATCGTTCGGAATTTTACTCCTGAAAATATTGGCATCTGCTCCCTGAACGGTTACCTGGGAGGCGCTGATAGATTTATCTGACGAAAACAGTTCCCAACTTCCCTGTGCAGTAATCTGCTGCGCTTTTATGTCATATAAATCTCTTTCTACCGGAATCATTTTAATGAACTGGGCTCTTGAAACAAGAGGTTTCATGGCAAATCCGGTAATCTGAACTTTATTTCTATTCAATGCAAGAAGTCCGGCCGTCATATTATAAAACCGTGTTTTGTATGCAAAATTACCGGCTGTTAATGAATAATCTCCGATTTTGACCGTATGACCGCTATTATTTTGCTTTGGTGCAAGCTGAAAATCATTAATTTTCGCATTCAGGTTATTAAGAACGAGAGGCCCGTTTTCGCTAGTATAAATAATATTTGAGTTTTTAAGCGAGATATTCCTTACTAAAACTGAATTTATTTTATTTTCTCCCGTCGTTTTTTTCACTTTACGCTCCGGAGCTGCCAAAGTTCCGCTTACATTGTCCACTAAAACATCTTTAATGTCAAGATTCAGTTTTTTATTGACAACTTCTAATGTATTAATATTAAAGGCAACGAGACGTGTCTTAAAATCCGTAGATTTTTTTAGCGGATCCGCCGGAGTAGAAATAACGGAAATATTTCTCAGTTCACCACCTTTTTGATTAACCGCAACACGTTCAACCCTAAAATCCTGATGATTAGAGTATAAAATGTCTTTTCCGGCAAACTGAAAACTTTGATATCCCACCGGAATCACCTGGTCTCTCGTTTTTTTGTCAAACCTCAGTTTATTGATATTTAAGTTAAGGCTTTTGGCAGTAAACAGCTTATTCCCATCGGGCTTTATAATCTGAACGGTGGCATTATTTAGTTTAACATCATCCAGATTCATTTCAAAATCAAGAGGTTTTGCTGATTTCAGAGAAACAGCATTGGTATTATATATTAACAGGTCAGGATTTTCAAAATTAACATTGGCAAGTGACACCTTATTGTTATTCAGTACAATATCCTTAAATTCCATTTTCGGAATATCAAATTGAAAAAGTTTTGTTCTCTTTGGGTAAAATCTTTTTAGCTGATTTATATTCAATAATGGAATCAGCCTGAAACCCTGGACAAGCATCTGTCCGTTAGCCGTTGATATCCTGTTGATCGTTAATGCATACACCGGATCAGGACGGAAGAAAAAATGTTTTCCCCTGATATCATATTTATCAAAGATAACCGGCAATTTATTTTCTACAGATTCTTCAGTCATCTGTAGATTTTCAACAAATAAATCCAGATCCTGAACTGACAGTAACTTTTGCTTGGTGTGCCTGAAAACACTTATGGATCCTTTACTGATCCTGATATTTTTAAACAGCACCGGATTTCTTTTTTTTCCTGTTTTCTGGTCAATAGGCTTGGCAAGAATGACATTCAGATTGGGCCTGGATAGCAGGAGATCAGACGAATTGATCTGCTTATTAAAGACTGCATCATAAATTCCAAACCGGCTTATCTTTAAGGTATCAATAGTACCCTGGAGCCCAATTACACTGATGTTTTGAGGGTTTTTACTGTTAACGGAAATTCCTGTAGAAAGGATATTTCCGGACATAAGGTCAACTTCCAGAATCTTGTAGGAAACCTTATAATCCGTATTTTTCCTTATATAATCAGGAAGCTGGGTTTTAAGCCAGATATTAAGTCCGAAATTTGCCAGCAGCAGAATGACAAATAAGACTCCCAGACTTATCCAAAGCCTTTTAACCCATGTTTTCATTTTGTGAATTGGTTCTTATTTAATACATAAATATAATACTAATTTTTCACATTCAGCTCAATTTTATATCCTTCATGTCCTCGCACATTGATAAAGTTTCCTCCGTCGAAACTCAGATACTGTCCTTTAATTCCTACGAGTCTGCCTGTAAATTCAGGTTTTTTATCTAAGGTAAATGACGCTATTTTTTCAGGTTTGTCGTATGGAAAATCAAATTTCCATACCTTTTCGCCTTCACTGTAGAATTTTTGAAAATCATCAGGAAAATATTCTTTGATTTTTTGTTGAAAATCAATTAAATCTATTTCATCTTCATAATCATCCTGCAGCATTTTTCTCCAGTTTGTCTTGTCCGGTACATGCTGCTTTAAAGCAACTTCTATCATCCCGGCTTCGTAACGGTTTTCGGTTCTGGCAATAGGCAAAGCAAAAGTAGCCCCCTGATCGATCCACCTTGTAGGGATCTGGGTGTTCCTGGTCACCCCAACTTTTACTTCTCCGGTATAAGCAAGATAAACCGTGTGCGGCTGAAGCTGCATTTCTTTTTCTACTTCCAGGTCGCGCTCAGCAACTCCGAGATGTGCCGTTGAAAGTTCGGGACGAATGATGGTATCACTCGCATACGGACTTTCAAAAAAACAGTTTTTGCAAAATCCCATTCTGTACACCGGTTTATCCTCACCACAATTCACACACTGAAACCCTATATGCTTTACCGTCAATTCTTTTCCGAACAATTCATTCATATGAATCAGATCTCCGGAAAGATTAAGATAATATTGAATGGGTTGATCATCGAAACTGATCATTTTTAAAATTTGCCCTTGAAACTGCATATTAAATTTGTATTACTTTTTTAAGTAAATTTAATGATTATATTTTTCACAAAGTAAATTTATATTTTTGTAATAAGAAAAAAATACAGATGAATTATCTTGTAACCGGCGGAAGCGGTTTTATTGGTTCCCATTTGGTTGAACAATTATTAAAAAATGGACATTCTGTCATTAACATTGACAATTTTGATAACTTCTACAGTCATCAGATTAAAATCAAAAATACTTTAGAATCTATAAGTGAAATTTCGGATTTTGAGTATACTGATAAAGAAAATGACATTCAGACCCTTGTTTCACTGTCAAAATCATCCCATTATACACTTTATTATCAGGATATCCGTGATAAAGAAGGCCTCGAACAGATTTTCAAAAATCACAGTATAGATCTGGTGATTCACCTGGCTGCTTTAGCCGGCGTTCGACCCTCCATCGAAAGACCTCTTGAATATGAAGAAGTGAACATCCGGGGCACCATGAACCTCTGGGAGCTTTGTCATCAATTCAATATCAGAAAATTTATTTGTGCATCGTCTTCGAGTGTTTACGGAAACAACGAAAAAGTCCCTTTTGCAGAAACAGATAATGTAGACAATCCTATTTCTCCGTACGCCGCTACTAAAAAATGTGGTGAAGTTTTAGGTCATGTGTACCATCAGTTATATGCTATTGATATGATTCAGCTGAGGTTCTTTACTGTTTACGGGCCAAGACAAAGGCCGGATCTGGCCATTCACAAATTCACAAAATTAATTTCCCAAGACGAGGAAATCCCATTTTACGGTGACGGGACTACCGCAAGGGATTATACTTTTATTGATGATATTATCGATGGCATTACCAAATCTTTACAATATCTGGAAACACATTCCGGGGTTTACGAAATCATTAATTTAGGTGAAAGTCAGGTCATCAATTTAAATGAAATGCTCTCGACGATTGAAAATACGCTAGGAAAATCTGCCATCCGAAAAAATCTGCCATTACAACCCGGGGATGTCCAGAAAACCAATGCCGATATTACCAAAGCCAGGACATTAATTGGCTATAAACCTGACACCAACTTCCAAAATGGCATAAAAAAATTTGTGGAATGGTTTTTGAGAAAGTGACAGCAAGTGCGTTACAGAACACTGCCGGCAGGCTTTTTATGACGTACCATGAACGAAATTTTATAAAAAGAGTTGAAAATCAAGTATAAAAAAGCATATAATATAAGCTAATTTTATACTTTTGCAAAAAATTAAAAATTATGTACTGGACATTAGAATTAGCTTCATACCTAAGTGACGCCCCTTGGCCAATGACAAAAGCAGAGCTTATCGACTATGCCATCAGAACTGGTGCACCTATGGAAGTGGTAGAAAATCTTCAGGCCATCGAAGATGAAGGAGAAATCTATGATGCAATTGACGAGATTTGGAGCGACTATCCTACGGACGAAGATTATCTTTGGAACGAAGACGAATATTAATTAAAGCATTAAGCTTTAGGCAACAGCTTAGAGCTTTTTTGCCCTTTTTAAATATTAAATCTGCACGTTAAGTGTTATTAAAAACGCTTAAAGTATATCGCTTTAGGCATAAAGTAAAAAATTTATGAGTTTTTTAAACAAAGTTCTTAAGGGGTTTTTGGGAGACAAGAAAGCGCAGGACCTGAAAGAAGTAAAAAAAGTTGTAACAAAAATCAAAGCTGTTGAACCCAACATTCAGCAATTGTCTGATGATGGTTTAAGAGAGAAAACTGCTGAGTTTAAAGAAAATATTAAATCTGCAACCAGCAAAATCACAGCTCAAATAGAACAGATTAAAGAGCAGATAAAAAACTCTACCAATGTAGACGAAAAAGAAGCTCTTTTTTCAAAAATTGAGACTCTAAAAAAAGAATCATACGAAATTGAAGAAAAAGTTCTTCTCCAGATTCTTCCTGAAGTTTTTGCATTAGTAAAAGAAACGGCAAGAAGATGGGCGCAAAACGGAGAAATCCGTGTGAAAGCCTCTGACTGGGACAGGCAACTGGCCGGTATGGGGAAAGATTTCGTAGAAATTCAGGGAGATCAAGCCGTTTGGAAAAACTCATGGGATGCTGCCGGAACTCCTGTACACTGGGATATGGTACATTATGATGTTCAGTTTATCGGTGGGGTTATTCTTCACAGTGGTAAAATTGCCGAGATGGCCACTGGTGAAGGTAAAACCCTGGTAGGAACCCTTCCTATTTTCTTAAATGCCCTTCCTGCGAGAGGGGTACATGTGGTAACCGTAAATGACTATCTTGCCAAAAGAGACTCGGCATGGATGGGACCATTGTATCAGTTCCACGGAATGAGCATCGACTGTATCGATAATCACCAGCCTAACTCAGACGGAAGAAGAAAAGCCTATAATTCAGACATTACCTACGGAACGAATAACGAATTCGGTTTCGATTATCTGAGAGATAATATGGTAACTTCTCCTTCAGAACTGGTACAGAGAGAACTGAACTTTGCGATCGTAGATGAGGTAGACTCCGTTTTGGTAGATGATGCGAGAACACCTTTGATTATTTCCGGTCCGGTTCCTCAGGGTGACCGACAGGAATTTGATGTTTTAAAACCTTCTATCGACAGAATTGTTGACGTTCAGAAAAAGACCGTTTCTGCCATTTTTAATGAGGCTAAAAAGCTAATTGCTGCAGGAAAGACAAAAGAAGGAGGATTTAAATTACTTCAGGCTTACAGAGGTCTTCCTAAGAACAGACAGTTAATCAAATTTTTATCAGAAAGCGGGAACCGTGCATTGCTTCAGAAAGTTGAAGCTCAGTATATGCAGGACAACAACCGCGATATGCCGATCGTAGATAAGGATCTTTACTTCGTTATTGAAGAAAAAAACAATCAGGTTGACCTGACGGACAAAGGTGTTGAATACATGTCCCAGGGAAATTCTGATGCTAACTTCTTTGTTCTTCCGGATATCGGAACTGAAATTGCTGAAGTGGAAGCTAAAAACTTATCTAAAGAAGAAGAATTTGAAGCGAAGGAAAAACTTTTTGCAGAATTTGCTGAAAAATCTGAGCGTGTTCACACGATGAGTCAGCTTCTTAAAGCGTACACTTTGTTTGAAAAAGACGATGAGTATGTCGTTATTGACGGTGAAGTAAAAATCGTTGATGAGCAGACCGGCCGTATCATGGAAGGAAGACGTTATTCAGACGGTCTTCACCAGGCAATCGAAGCTAAAGAAAATGTAAAGATCGAAGCGGCAACCCAGACTTTTGCCA encodes:
- a CDS encoding DUF2795 domain-containing protein, with protein sequence MYWTLELASYLSDAPWPMTKAELIDYAIRTGAPMEVVENLQAIEDEGEIYDAIDEIWSDYPTDEDYLWNEDEY
- a CDS encoding PA0069 family radical SAM protein, whose translation is MQNEKIIKGQGAQRNVVNRFDKYTYEPEDDDFEAVKTTFTEIFPKTIVNKVKSEDLPMEYSMNPYQGCEHGCAYCFARPTHEYWGYSAGIDFERKIMVKKNAPELLEKFFQKRGYQPAPILLSGNTDCYQPAERQFEITKKLLQVCLDYRHPVHILTKNAMVLRDIPILKPMAEQSLVSVSLSIPTINEDLRRKIEPRTSSAKNKLKAIEILSENKVPVHVMVAPVIPGLNNDEPLSILRAVSDAGAQGFGYTLVRLNDTVEPVFIQWIEKTFPDRAQKVLNLIRSMRGGNLGEKRYFDRQKGEGNIAEMIHTTFKIGSKKFFDGKEFPKLSIADFTGAKDQQLRLFE
- the secA gene encoding preprotein translocase subunit SecA — encoded protein: MSFLNKVLKGFLGDKKAQDLKEVKKVVTKIKAVEPNIQQLSDDGLREKTAEFKENIKSATSKITAQIEQIKEQIKNSTNVDEKEALFSKIETLKKESYEIEEKVLLQILPEVFALVKETARRWAQNGEIRVKASDWDRQLAGMGKDFVEIQGDQAVWKNSWDAAGTPVHWDMVHYDVQFIGGVILHSGKIAEMATGEGKTLVGTLPIFLNALPARGVHVVTVNDYLAKRDSAWMGPLYQFHGMSIDCIDNHQPNSDGRRKAYNSDITYGTNNEFGFDYLRDNMVTSPSELVQRELNFAIVDEVDSVLVDDARTPLIISGPVPQGDRQEFDVLKPSIDRIVDVQKKTVSAIFNEAKKLIAAGKTKEGGFKLLQAYRGLPKNRQLIKFLSESGNRALLQKVEAQYMQDNNRDMPIVDKDLYFVIEEKNNQVDLTDKGVEYMSQGNSDANFFVLPDIGTEIAEVEAKNLSKEEEFEAKEKLFAEFAEKSERVHTMSQLLKAYTLFEKDDEYVVIDGEVKIVDEQTGRIMEGRRYSDGLHQAIEAKENVKIEAATQTFATVTLQNYFRMYNKLAGMTGTAETEAGELWEIYKLDVVVIPTNRPILRHDKQDLVFKTNREKYNAVIEEIERLTSAKRPVLVGTTSVEISQLLSKALQLRKIPHQVLNAKLHKKEAEIVAGAGQPGVVTIATNMAGRGTDIKLSKEVKEAGGLAIIGTERHDSRRVDRQLRGRAGRQGDPGSSQFYVSLEDNLMRLFGSERIAKMMDRMGHKEGEVIQHSMISKSIERAQKKVEENNFGTRKRLLEYDDVMNKQRDVIYKRRKNALFGDHLKYDITNMIFDVANSIVTKGKANGNYKDFEYEIIKTFTMESPVSESDFGNKQIPELTNILFKAAQEDYQMKLNLLKEKSFPIIENVYQTQGSMFKMIQVPFTDGHKTMTIVADLKEAFDTKCESLVNDFEKNITLSIIDENWKLHLREMDDLRRSSQGAVYEQKDPLVIYKQESFHLFSEMIDKLNKEIISFLYKGEIPA
- a CDS encoding GDP-mannose 4,6-dehydratase — translated: MNYLVTGGSGFIGSHLVEQLLKNGHSVINIDNFDNFYSHQIKIKNTLESISEISDFEYTDKENDIQTLVSLSKSSHYTLYYQDIRDKEGLEQIFKNHSIDLVIHLAALAGVRPSIERPLEYEEVNIRGTMNLWELCHQFNIRKFICASSSSVYGNNEKVPFAETDNVDNPISPYAATKKCGEVLGHVYHQLYAIDMIQLRFFTVYGPRQRPDLAIHKFTKLISQDEEIPFYGDGTTARDYTFIDDIIDGITKSLQYLETHSGVYEIINLGESQVINLNEMLSTIENTLGKSAIRKNLPLQPGDVQKTNADITKARTLIGYKPDTNFQNGIKKFVEWFLRK
- a CDS encoding DUF2797 domain-containing protein is translated as MQFQGQILKMISFDDQPIQYYLNLSGDLIHMNELFGKELTVKHIGFQCVNCGEDKPVYRMGFCKNCFFESPYASDTIIRPELSTAHLGVAERDLEVEKEMQLQPHTVYLAYTGEVKVGVTRNTQIPTRWIDQGATFALPIARTENRYEAGMIEVALKQHVPDKTNWRKMLQDDYEDEIDLIDFQQKIKEYFPDDFQKFYSEGEKVWKFDFPYDKPEKIASFTLDKKPEFTGRLVGIKGQYLSFDGGNFINVRGHEGYKIELNVKN